A single genomic interval of bacterium harbors:
- a CDS encoding aconitate hydratase, with amino-acid sequence MAHNLFNTLQNFEEGSFYSLPRLEKEGIGPVSRLPVSIRIVLESVLRNFDGLKIKEQDIGSLANWKPNEARTAEIPFIVARIVLQDFTGVPLLVDLAAMRSVVDRMGKNPKIIEPLVPVDLVIDHSVQVDFFGARESLQRNMEIEFQRNRARYEFLKWGTQAFDGFTVVPPGIGIVHQINLEYLAQGVLSKDGVFYPDTLVGTDSHTTMINGLGIVGWGVGGIEAEAGMLGQPVYFLTPDVVGVHMSGKLRDGVTATDLVLHVTEMLRKAKVVGKFVEFHGAGATSLAVPDRATIANMAPEYGATMGYFPIDEETCKYLIATGRREKDVDAFRNYFKAQQLFGIPQKDQCDYSTVLELNLHEVSPSVAGPKRPQDRIELGDLKNRFSQLLRKPVSENGYNKTENLSLRIPVHLNGRTQASHSGGGEQATAPNERKGTSAWTELEMINNRPTPDEVPKDVVQTPEKRTEIGHGSVLISAITSCTNTSNPSVMLAAGLLAKKAVEKGLKVPPYVKTSLAPGSRVVTEYLEKTGLSRYLNDLRFNLVGYGCTTCIGNSGPLHPSIEEAVTKNDLIAASVLSGNRNFEARVHQNIKANFLMSPPLVVAFALAGKVDIDLTSEPIGKGKDGKDVFLRDIWASLNEVSDLMRTAMDPSTFKRLYGEFANQNPLWNEISSSTGAVYKWDPDSTYIQEPPFFLEFSTQSSKVTDIHGARPLAIFGDSVTTDHISPAGAIKKNSPAGKYLLENGVEEKDFNSYGARRGNDRVMTRGTFANVRIKNLMVPGVEGGVTIYHPDGVQMTIYDASMKYQSAGVPLIILAGQEYGTGSSRDWAAKGTRLLGVRAVIAESFERIHRSNLIGMGVLACQFLEGTNARTLKLNGTETFDITGLEDGIKPQQHVTLRIHRTDGSSEEVKVILRIDTPIEVEYYQHRGILPYVLRQLLQS; translated from the coding sequence ATGGCGCACAATCTATTCAATACGTTGCAGAATTTTGAAGAAGGTAGTTTCTATTCATTGCCGAGGCTTGAAAAGGAAGGAATCGGGCCCGTATCCCGTTTGCCGGTGAGCATTCGAATCGTACTGGAGTCCGTTCTTCGCAATTTTGACGGACTGAAAATCAAAGAACAGGACATCGGTTCGCTGGCGAATTGGAAACCGAATGAAGCAAGAACAGCCGAAATTCCTTTTATTGTGGCAAGAATTGTGCTCCAGGATTTCACAGGCGTTCCCTTACTGGTCGATCTTGCTGCGATGCGGTCCGTTGTCGACAGAATGGGAAAGAATCCCAAAATCATCGAGCCTCTGGTTCCGGTGGATCTTGTCATCGATCACTCTGTGCAGGTCGATTTTTTCGGCGCCCGTGAATCTTTGCAACGGAACATGGAAATAGAATTTCAAAGGAACCGCGCCCGGTATGAATTCTTGAAATGGGGAACTCAGGCTTTTGACGGCTTTACCGTTGTACCTCCGGGAATTGGAATTGTTCACCAGATAAATCTTGAATACCTCGCGCAAGGTGTGCTCAGCAAAGATGGAGTTTTTTATCCGGACACGCTTGTGGGCACGGATTCTCATACAACCATGATCAATGGTCTTGGGATCGTGGGCTGGGGAGTTGGTGGAATCGAAGCCGAAGCCGGAATGCTCGGACAACCTGTTTATTTCCTGACTCCCGATGTCGTGGGAGTTCACATGAGTGGAAAACTTCGCGACGGAGTGACAGCCACCGATCTCGTGTTGCATGTAACAGAGATGCTCCGAAAAGCGAAAGTGGTTGGGAAGTTTGTTGAATTCCACGGCGCGGGAGCAACCTCTCTTGCTGTGCCGGACCGCGCAACGATTGCAAACATGGCTCCTGAATACGGAGCAACGATGGGATATTTCCCCATTGATGAAGAGACTTGCAAATATCTAATCGCTACAGGTCGGAGGGAAAAAGATGTGGATGCTTTCCGCAACTATTTTAAAGCGCAGCAGCTTTTCGGAATTCCGCAAAAGGACCAGTGCGATTACTCTACAGTATTAGAGCTGAATCTTCACGAAGTCAGTCCTTCTGTCGCCGGTCCGAAGAGGCCGCAGGACAGGATCGAACTCGGGGATCTGAAGAACAGGTTCTCGCAATTACTCCGGAAGCCGGTCTCGGAAAACGGTTACAACAAAACCGAAAATCTTTCGCTCCGTATTCCTGTACACCTGAATGGACGCACACAGGCAAGTCACAGTGGCGGCGGTGAACAGGCAACAGCGCCAAACGAACGTAAGGGAACCAGCGCATGGACTGAGCTTGAAATGATCAACAACCGCCCCACTCCGGACGAAGTTCCCAAAGATGTAGTGCAAACTCCCGAGAAACGGACGGAGATTGGTCATGGATCTGTTCTTATCTCCGCCATCACATCGTGCACAAACACTTCCAATCCCAGTGTAATGCTGGCGGCCGGCCTGCTCGCAAAAAAGGCAGTAGAAAAAGGACTCAAAGTTCCACCCTATGTGAAAACTTCACTGGCGCCCGGATCCCGTGTGGTCACTGAATATCTTGAAAAAACCGGACTCAGCCGGTATTTGAACGATCTGCGTTTCAATCTTGTCGGTTACGGTTGCACCACCTGCATTGGCAACTCCGGACCGTTGCATCCCAGCATCGAAGAAGCGGTTACGAAGAACGACCTGATTGCGGCAAGTGTGCTGAGCGGCAATCGAAATTTTGAAGCAAGGGTGCATCAGAACATCAAAGCGAATTTCTTGATGAGTCCTCCGCTAGTTGTCGCATTTGCTCTCGCTGGAAAAGTTGACATTGATCTCACATCAGAACCAATCGGGAAAGGAAAGGATGGCAAAGATGTTTTTTTAAGAGACATCTGGGCGAGCCTCAATGAGGTCAGCGATCTGATGCGCACGGCAATGGATCCCTCAACCTTCAAACGGCTCTATGGTGAATTCGCGAACCAGAATCCGCTCTGGAACGAGATTTCTTCCAGCACAGGCGCAGTTTATAAATGGGATCCGGATTCTACTTATATTCAGGAACCACCCTTTTTTCTGGAGTTCAGCACACAGAGTTCCAAGGTTACCGATATCCATGGAGCACGGCCACTGGCCATCTTTGGTGATTCCGTTACCACCGATCACATCAGTCCCGCAGGCGCCATCAAAAAGAACAGCCCGGCAGGAAAATATTTGCTCGAGAATGGAGTGGAAGAGAAAGACTTCAACAGTTATGGCGCCAGACGCGGAAACGATCGTGTGATGACGCGTGGAACATTTGCGAATGTCCGGATCAAAAACCTAATGGTTCCCGGCGTCGAAGGTGGAGTAACAATTTACCATCCGGATGGAGTGCAGATGACGATTTACGACGCGTCAATGAAATATCAGAGCGCAGGAGTTCCACTCATCATCCTTGCCGGACAGGAATATGGAACGGGCAGCTCTCGTGACTGGGCCGCAAAAGGTACCCGTTTGCTCGGAGTACGCGCGGTGATCGCGGAAAGTTTTGAGCGTATCCACCGCAGCAATCTCATAGGGATGGGAGTGTTGGCATGCCAGTTCCTGGAAGGAACCAATGCCCGCACGCTAAAACTGAATGGCACCGAGACGTTTGATATAACAGGTCTCGAAGACGGAATCAAACCGCAACAACACGTGACGCTAAGAATTCATCGCACCGATGGCAGTTCGGAAGAAGTAAAGGTCATTCTGAGAATCGATACGCCCATTGAAGTGGAATACTATCAGCACCGTGGTATCCTTCCGTACGTTTTGCGGCAATTACTTCAGTCTTAA
- a CDS encoding glycosyltransferase family 2 protein, protein MRYDVYVGALQTSVVIVNWNGAHFLPALLQSIELQRVSQIVVVDNHSSDDSLQVLRQFPSVQVLANTENVGYGSAANQGIEICHTPYVMLLNVDVVAHPRSVEILEEYLNSHSDVAVAAPQLLFEDGKLQPSLRTFPSPFSLALYLSYLDRIVPSGYRLPAKEHGQLREVDQPMGAALMIRKSVLDEVGFFDPKFFLYMEEVDLCYRIKQKGFKIVYLPEAKMTHLAGGSSEQAWERSQRNFFDSTFRYFRKHFPESKARMLRFLLPPALAFRSLVLLFGGRFRQSKFYLKEAWRSWRLGG, encoded by the coding sequence TTGCGTTACGATGTGTACGTGGGCGCGCTTCAGACTTCTGTCGTGATTGTGAACTGGAACGGCGCGCATTTTCTACCGGCGCTGCTGCAATCGATTGAGCTTCAACGCGTATCGCAAATCGTTGTCGTAGACAATCATTCTTCCGATGATTCCCTCCAGGTTCTGCGACAGTTCCCGTCAGTTCAAGTCCTTGCCAACACGGAGAACGTGGGATACGGATCGGCAGCAAATCAGGGGATAGAGATTTGCCATACTCCTTACGTCATGTTATTGAATGTAGATGTGGTCGCTCATCCGCGATCCGTTGAAATCCTCGAAGAGTATTTGAATAGCCATTCGGATGTTGCCGTTGCAGCCCCGCAGCTGCTTTTCGAGGACGGAAAACTGCAACCTTCCCTCAGGACATTTCCCTCACCTTTTTCTCTCGCTCTTTATCTTTCCTACCTGGATCGAATTGTTCCGTCAGGCTACCGTCTTCCTGCAAAAGAGCATGGTCAACTTCGTGAAGTGGATCAGCCCATGGGCGCCGCTTTGATGATTCGAAAGTCGGTGCTAGACGAGGTAGGTTTTTTTGATCCGAAGTTCTTTTTATATATGGAAGAGGTGGATCTTTGCTACAGAATCAAACAGAAGGGTTTCAAGATCGTTTACTTGCCGGAAGCGAAAATGACTCATCTTGCCGGAGGTAGCTCGGAGCAGGCATGGGAGCGCAGTCAGAGGAATTTTTTCGACAGCACATTCAGGTATTTTCGAAAACATTTTCCGGAATCGAAAGCGCGAATGCTTCGGTTTCTATTGCCTCCGGCCCTTGCATTCCGTTCGTTGGTTTTGCTTTTCGGTGGACGCTTTCGCCAGAGTAAGTTTTATCTCAAGGAAGCCTGGCGTTCTTGGCGTCTTGGCGGTTAA
- a CDS encoding CDGSH iron-sulfur domain-containing protein, with product MSEVVIKVLKNGPLRVEGKVQLIDPQGNVIAGDKEKFSLCRCGHSSNKPFCDGTHNKIGFQHEDAWTPPPPPPPPKPEIS from the coding sequence ATGTCAGAGGTTGTAATCAAAGTGCTCAAAAACGGACCGTTGCGCGTGGAAGGAAAAGTGCAGCTAATTGATCCCCAAGGGAATGTGATCGCCGGCGATAAGGAAAAATTCTCACTCTGCCGATGTGGTCATTCTTCAAACAAACCTTTTTGCGACGGAACGCATAACAAGATTGGCTTCCAGCACGAGGATGCCTGGACACCGCCACCTCCACCACCGCCACCGAAACCCGAAATTTCATGA
- a CDS encoding sigma-54 dependent transcriptional regulator, with protein MKKILLIEDKESLREMLRRALEENQFEVEEARDGIEGVQKIRNQKYLLILSDVRLPHVEGLELLRVAKEVDPDNVLIFMTAFGSIEIAVEAMKNGAYDFLPKPVDIHHLLMLVKRVQQGQQIRFENMILKEEFARSLGFPRIIGEDRAFRDVSLAIQKAAPTDATVLLSGESGTGKELFARAIHHLSPRQQSPFVAVNCAAIPEMLLENELFGHEKGAFTGATHRKLGKFEMAAGGSMFLDEIGEMSLPLQAKLLRVLQEKAFDRVGGTTSIHVDIRIIAATNRNLEQLVKAREFREDLYFRLSVFPIHIPPLRQRKKDIPLLAEHFLEVFSRELKRGKLKLSDKAIQKLLQYSWPGNIRELQNCLERAVILCDRQLIEENDILTASAASTGSIADYLNLQAPLAEIRRHAAEEAEKCALQKAWSEHDQDIDKSAQALGVTTKTLTTKLKEYKLL; from the coding sequence ATGAAAAAAATCCTTTTGATTGAAGACAAAGAATCTCTTCGCGAGATGCTCAGGCGTGCGCTGGAAGAAAATCAGTTCGAAGTCGAAGAAGCCAGGGATGGGATTGAAGGCGTTCAGAAAATCCGAAATCAGAAGTACCTGTTGATCCTGTCTGATGTGCGTTTACCTCATGTGGAAGGACTTGAATTGCTGAGGGTGGCAAAGGAAGTAGATCCGGACAATGTCTTAATTTTTATGACGGCCTTCGGCTCCATCGAAATTGCTGTCGAAGCGATGAAAAATGGGGCTTATGACTTCTTGCCCAAACCGGTGGACATTCATCATCTCCTGATGCTGGTAAAACGGGTGCAGCAAGGACAGCAGATCCGGTTTGAAAACATGATTCTGAAGGAAGAATTCGCCAGGAGTCTGGGATTCCCCCGTATCATTGGAGAAGACCGCGCATTCCGTGATGTTTCTCTCGCGATTCAGAAGGCTGCTCCCACGGATGCTACTGTATTGCTTTCCGGTGAAAGCGGAACAGGGAAAGAGCTTTTCGCGCGCGCGATCCATCATCTCAGTCCACGACAACAATCACCTTTCGTAGCCGTGAACTGCGCAGCCATCCCTGAAATGCTTTTGGAAAATGAACTGTTTGGTCACGAAAAAGGAGCATTCACGGGCGCAACACACCGCAAGCTTGGAAAGTTTGAAATGGCGGCAGGAGGATCCATGTTCCTGGATGAAATCGGCGAAATGAGCCTCCCGCTGCAGGCGAAACTTCTGCGCGTGCTGCAAGAGAAAGCGTTTGACCGAGTAGGAGGTACCACATCCATTCATGTCGATATCCGCATCATTGCAGCAACCAACCGGAATCTTGAGCAACTGGTCAAAGCGCGCGAATTTCGTGAAGATCTGTACTTTCGTCTTTCTGTTTTCCCGATCCACATTCCTCCGCTGCGACAGCGGAAAAAAGATATTCCCCTTCTGGCAGAACATTTCCTGGAGGTTTTCAGCCGCGAACTGAAACGAGGGAAGTTGAAATTGTCGGACAAAGCCATCCAAAAGCTTCTACAATATTCGTGGCCGGGCAATATTCGAGAACTCCAAAATTGCCTGGAGCGCGCCGTCATCCTTTGTGATCGCCAGTTGATTGAAGAGAACGATATCCTTACCGCCTCCGCTGCCAGCACCGGAAGCATCGCAGATTATTTGAATCTGCAAGCTCCTCTGGCGGAAATCCGTCGCCATGCGGCAGAAGAAGCGGAAAAATGCGCTCTTCAAAAAGCATGGAGCGAGCATGATCAGGATATTGACAAATCAGCTCAGGCCCTGGGCGTGACAACAAAAACGCTGACTACAAAATTAAAAGAGTACAAGCTCCTTTAA
- a CDS encoding ABC transporter ATP-binding protein → MPVALKISNLTKVYKTGFIPKKIVALQEVSLDVEQGEIFGLLGPNGAGKTTALKCILSLVHPNSGTIELLGDPVPSPKAMARIGFLSENPYVYEFLSGREYLMFSGQLHGMSKDQAGRKAEELLHFFHLNDAANRPLRKYSKGMLQRIGLAQALVNDPDFLILDEPMSGLDPVGRKEVRDLLLSLKAKGRTLLFSSHILSDAEMICDRVAILLKGKVQMIGKVQTLMKQVDGYEVTINCKQDLRMDGIPHEVITKADSQYLLQVLSIKELHSIITESEKQNFEIESIVPQRQTLEDLYLKRIQE, encoded by the coding sequence ATGCCGGTCGCTTTGAAAATTTCGAATCTCACCAAGGTCTACAAAACCGGTTTTATCCCTAAAAAGATTGTTGCTCTGCAGGAAGTTTCGCTGGATGTGGAGCAGGGAGAAATCTTCGGTCTACTTGGTCCCAATGGCGCCGGAAAAACAACGGCGCTGAAATGCATCTTAAGTCTCGTACACCCTAATTCCGGGACCATCGAATTGCTGGGAGACCCTGTTCCCTCACCCAAGGCGATGGCTCGAATCGGATTCCTGTCGGAGAATCCTTATGTTTATGAATTCCTCAGCGGCCGTGAATATCTAATGTTTTCAGGACAGTTACACGGAATGTCCAAAGACCAGGCCGGAAGAAAAGCGGAGGAGCTTTTGCATTTCTTTCACCTGAACGATGCCGCTAACAGGCCACTTCGAAAGTATTCAAAAGGAATGCTGCAACGGATCGGACTTGCCCAAGCCCTGGTGAATGATCCCGATTTTCTTATTCTGGATGAACCGATGTCCGGCCTCGATCCTGTCGGTAGGAAAGAAGTGCGCGATCTGTTGCTCTCCTTAAAAGCGAAAGGACGAACTTTGCTTTTTAGCTCTCATATCCTTTCCGACGCCGAAATGATCTGCGATCGTGTTGCGATACTGCTCAAAGGCAAAGTGCAGATGATAGGAAAAGTGCAAACCTTGATGAAACAGGTGGATGGTTACGAAGTGACCATCAACTGCAAACAGGATTTGCGGATGGATGGAATCCCTCATGAAGTCATTACAAAAGCGGATTCACAGTATCTTTTGCAGGTTCTATCGATCAAGGAGCTTCATTCCATCATCACAGAGTCAGAAAAACAAAATTTTGAAATTGAATCGATTGTGCCGCAGAGACAAACGCTCGAAGACCTCTACTTGAAACGAATTCAGGAGTAA
- a CDS encoding VWA domain-containing protein: MILFLLYTFAGQAQHQEIVNVQVVNLQVSVLDKKGEFITELTPEDFLVWEDDTAQQVLDLEIQREPFSIGVLIDTSSSMQSVFQITGRGTTDFLSSLRPDDEFFVMTFDDRVQVQQDLTKKADSPKNDWNDFRYGNRTKLYEGLLGSLYRLSKATYPRRALFLISDGVNTGGSGNLNQAIELAQKNKVIIYSLILENSDADFNTLRKLSESTGGTYFILYDEFPRLQAAYNKIAMDLAHRFTLYYKSISDYSSVKKPEIKIRMKNPDWSVRFQRAYYGAQASSLH, from the coding sequence ATGATTCTCTTCCTTTTATATACTTTTGCGGGTCAAGCCCAACATCAAGAGATCGTAAACGTCCAGGTCGTGAATCTACAAGTGTCCGTGCTGGATAAAAAAGGAGAATTTATTACCGAGCTAACTCCTGAAGATTTCCTTGTCTGGGAAGATGATACAGCACAGCAGGTTCTCGATCTTGAAATTCAACGTGAGCCTTTTTCGATCGGGGTTTTGATCGATACAAGCAGCAGCATGCAGTCCGTATTTCAGATCACGGGGCGCGGCACCACAGATTTCCTTTCTTCCCTTCGTCCGGATGATGAGTTCTTTGTGATGACTTTTGATGATCGCGTTCAAGTTCAACAGGACCTGACGAAAAAAGCGGATAGCCCTAAGAACGATTGGAATGACTTTCGCTATGGCAATCGCACAAAACTGTACGAAGGCCTGCTCGGCTCTCTGTATCGATTGTCTAAAGCAACGTATCCAAGGCGCGCTCTCTTTTTGATTTCCGATGGGGTCAATACAGGGGGTTCAGGCAATCTCAACCAGGCGATTGAGCTGGCTCAGAAAAACAAAGTCATCATCTATAGTTTGATTCTGGAAAATTCTGACGCGGATTTTAACACTTTGCGAAAATTATCGGAGAGCACGGGCGGCACTTACTTCATTTTGTATGATGAATTTCCCCGGCTTCAAGCAGCTTACAACAAAATCGCGATGGATCTCGCCCACAGGTTTACTCTTTATTACAAGTCGATTAGCGATTATTCGAGCGTGAAAAAGCCTGAAATCAAAATTCGGATGAAGAATCCGGACTGGTCAGTCCGCTTCCAGCGAGCTTATTATGGAGCGCAGGCTTCCAGCCTGCATTAA
- a CDS encoding ABC transporter permease subunit, producing MKAIQAIALLTFKEAIRSKILYLLFFFAVGLISFSWIIGQLTVGDELKIIKDLGINGIHFFGVLITVFIGIGLVFREMEKRTIYMVLSKPLRRYHFMLGKFFGMAFTLLLILCTLVAVFYLVLYLKGDTSPRILLSFYMIYLEWLIITGIALLFSSFSTPLLSTMLTLACFFAGHLTESLLMLKDRIASELTNAVLTVLFYVLPNLEIFNVRAQVVHNLALPSGFFGEATLYWVFYLTTLLLCAIAIFQKKDFV from the coding sequence GTGAAGGCAATCCAAGCAATCGCCCTGCTGACATTTAAGGAGGCAATTCGCAGCAAGATTCTGTACCTGTTGTTTTTTTTCGCCGTAGGACTGATTTCATTTTCCTGGATTATCGGACAGTTGACCGTCGGAGATGAGCTGAAAATCATAAAGGACCTTGGCATCAATGGAATCCATTTTTTCGGAGTTTTGATCACTGTGTTTATAGGAATTGGACTTGTTTTCCGGGAGATGGAAAAAAGGACGATTTATATGGTGTTGAGCAAACCTTTACGCCGCTATCACTTCATGCTGGGGAAATTTTTCGGCATGGCTTTCACCTTGCTTTTGATCCTTTGTACCCTGGTTGCCGTTTTCTATCTGGTACTGTACCTGAAAGGAGATACGTCGCCTCGAATACTGCTGTCCTTTTATATGATTTATCTGGAGTGGCTGATCATCACCGGCATTGCGCTGTTGTTCTCTTCCTTTTCTACACCTTTGCTAAGCACAATGCTGACGCTTGCCTGTTTTTTCGCGGGACATCTCACCGAGAGTTTGCTCATGCTCAAGGACCGCATCGCATCTGAACTCACGAATGCCGTGCTCACGGTCCTCTTTTATGTCCTGCCCAATCTGGAAATCTTCAACGTCCGCGCTCAGGTGGTTCACAATCTTGCATTGCCCTCCGGCTTTTTTGGAGAAGCAACGCTGTACTGGGTCTTTTACCTTACCACTCTTTTGTTGTGTGCCATTGCAATCTTTCAGAAGAAAGACTTTGTATGA